Proteins encoded in a region of the Nicotiana tomentosiformis chromosome 9, ASM39032v3, whole genome shotgun sequence genome:
- the LOC138898444 gene encoding uncharacterized protein, translating to MDWLSPYHAILDCHAKTVTLALLGLPRLELRGNLGHSASKVISYVKARHMVEKGRLDYLVYIRDSSTEVPSKDSISVVCDFPEVFPADLSRMPPDRDIDFYIDLASGTKPISIPPYRMAPPELKELKEQLQDLLDKGFIRPSVSPRGAPLLYRQEDDPHLLVLRDTMRHGSAKQVTVGDDRVLRM from the exons atggattggctgtcaccttatcatgctatattagattgtcacgccaagacggtgaccttagccttgctggGGTTGCCTCGTTTAGAGttgagagggaatcttggccattctgccagcaaggttatctcttatgtgaaggctcggcatatggtcgagaaggggcgTCTAGATTATTTGGTTTATATCCGcgattctagtacggaggttccttccaaAGATTCAATATCGGTTGTTTGTGattttccagaggtgtttcctgcagatttgtcgaggatgccacccgacagagatattgatttctacaTTGATTTAGCTTCGGGCACtaagcctatttccattccgccatatcgcatggccccgccagagttgaaagaattgaaggagcagttgcaagatttgcttgataagggcttcattagacctagtgtctcgcccagGGGTGCACCgttgtt ATATCGACAGGaagacgatcctcatttacttgtccttagagacacaatgCGGCACGgtagtgccaagcaggttactgttggagatgacagagttttgaggatgtag